In the Egicoccus sp. AB-alg2 genome, CCAACGCGCTCAACAACGAGATCGACCGCGACATCGATCGCATCATGGCGCGCACCTCGGCGCGCCCGACCGCCACCGACGAGGTGCCGCCCGGCCACGCGCTGCGGCTCGGGCTGGTACTCGGCGTCGCCGGGTTCCTGTGGCTGTGGGGGTTCGTGAACCTGCTCGCCGCGGTGCTGGCCACCTCGGCGATCCTGTTCTACGTGTTCGTGTACACGCTCGGCCTCAAGCGCCGGACCAGCCAGGCCGTGGTGATCGGCGGCGTGGCCGGGTGCGTGCCCGTACTCACCGGTTGGGTCGCGGTGCCGGGTGCCAGCCTGGCCGATCCCACCCCGTGGCTGCTGTTCGCGATCATGTTCTGGTGGCAGCCGCCCCACTTCTGGGCGCTGGCGATGAAGTACCGCGAGGACTACGCCCGCGCCGGGCTGCCCATGCTGCCCGTCACGCACGGCAACGACGAGGCCACCCGCCACATCCTGCTCTACAGCTACCTGCTGCTGTCGATCGTGCTGCTGGCGGTGGTCGGCGCCGGGCTCGGCTGGATGTTCGCCGCCGTGTCGCTCGGCCTGACCGTCGGCTGGCTGGTGCTGGCCCACCGCCTGCGCCGCACGCGCACGGTCGCCGCCGCGATGAAGCTGTTCCACTATTCAACCCTGTACGTGGCCCTGATCTTCATCGCCGCCGCGGTCGACGCCGTTCTCTAGCGCCGCGCACCACCGGCCGGGTCGACCGGTTTCCCGGCGATGCCCGGGAAACATGCGGGGAGCGGTGGGGGCGGCGGCCGGGATCGACCGGTTTCCCGGCGATACCCGGGAAACGTGTCGGTGAGCGGTGGGGGCGGCGGCCCGGGTCGACCGGTTTCCCGGCGATACCCGGGAAACGTGTCGGTGTGACCCTTGACGAGCCCTGAACAAGTGTTTAGTGTGCTGAACATGAGTTCAGCCACCGTTGGGGGCCGCGACCCCGAGTCCGAGACGGACCTGACCGCGCGGGCGCGGATCCGGGACGCCGCCATCACCTGCTTCGCCGAGCACGGCGTGGCCAAGACCAGCGTGCGCGCCATCGCCAAGGCGGCCGGGGTGTCGCCGGCACTGGTGATCCACCATTTCGGGTCCAAGGACGCCCTGCGGGTGGCGTGCGACCGGCACGTCCAGGCACTGGTGCGCGAACAGAAGTCCGCCGCGATGGCGCAGGGTCCGGGCATGGACCCGCTCGCCGCCCTGCGGGCCTACGACGACGGACCGCCGCTGCTGTCCTATCTCGCCAAGACGCTGATCGACGGCTCGCCGCACGTGGCCGAGTTGGTCGACGAGATGGTCGCCGACGCCGTCGGCTACATGCAGCAGGGGGTCGAAACCGGGATGCTCCGGCCCACCGACGACCCGTACGGCCGGGCCGCGGTCCTCACGTTGTGGTCGCTCGGGGCGCTGGTGCTGCACGAGCACGTGCAACGGCTGCTGGGTGCCGACCTGCTGGGCGACCCGAGCCAGTCACTGCCCTACTTCCGCTCCGGCCTGGAGATCCTCGGGACCGGACTGCTGGACGAACAGGTCCACCGGCGGCTGCAGGAGCAGTTCCGCCAGATCGAGGAGAACGAATCATGAGCGACGTGGCGATCCGCGTCGAGGGACTGGTCAAGGACTACGCCAGCGGTCCGCCGTGGCGGCGCACGCCGCCGGTGCGGGCGCTGGCGGGCGTCGACCTCGAGGTGCGTCGTGGTGAGGTGTTCGGCTTCCTCGGCCCCAACGGCGCCGGCAAGTCGACGACCATCCGGCTGCTGCTCGACCTGCTGCGTCCGACCGCCGGTCGCGTCGAGGTGTTCGGGCAGACGCCGGCGGCGGCCGGACCGGCGCTGCGCGCCACGATCGGCTACCTGCCGGGCGAGCTGACGATGGCCGGGCAGCGCACCGCCGGGGAGGAGCTGGCCTACCTCGCCAGCCTGCGGGGCGGCCACGGCGCCGACCGGATCGGCGAGCTCGCCGAGCGGTTCGGCCTCGACCTCGACCGCCCCATCCGCGGGCTGTCGAAGGGCAACAAGCAGAAGGTCGGGGTCGTCCAGGCCTTCATGCACCGGCCGGAGCTGCTGATCCTCGACGAGCCCACCAGCGGTCTCGACCCGCTGTTGCAGCGCGAGTTCCTCGACCTCGTGCACGAGGCCCGCCTCGGCGGTGCCACCGTGTTCATGTCGTCGCACGTGCTCTCGGAGGTCGAGGACGTCGCCGGTCGGGTGGCCATCATCCGGGCCGGCCGCATCGTCGACGTCGACGACGTCCGCACGCTGCGGCGGCACGCCGGCCAGGAGGTACAGCTGGACTTCGCCGCACCGGTCGACCCCGCGGAGTTCCGGGACCTGCCCGGCGTGGACGCCGTCAGCGTCGACGGGGCGCAGCTCACCTGCCTGCTGCACGGCGAGCCGGACGCATTGCTGAAGGTCGCCGCCCGGCACCACGTCCGTCACTGGTCCGCCCACGACCGCGAGCTCGAGGACCTGTTCCTCGACTTCTACCGGCTGCCCGTCGAGGAGACGCCGGCCGAGCGAGAGGAGGTGGCCGCACATGGCCGCTGACACCATCACCGCTCCCCGCTCCGGGGACCACGGCGCCGCCACGGCCGGCCCGCTGGCCGTCCTGCGGGGCGTGCTGCGCGACCGCCGCCGGACCCTGCTGCTGTGGAGCCTGGCGATCGCCGCCGTCACGGCCGTCTACGTCAGCTTCTATCCCGCGATGGGCGACGGCGCCGACCTGTCCGCCTTCGTGGAGAACATGCCCGAGGGCCTGGTCAGCGCGCTGGGCTACGACAACATCGCCACGCCCGGCGGCTACCTGTCCTCGACCGTGTTCGGCATCCTCGGGCCGGCGCTGCTGCTGGTCTTCGGGATCGGCTGGGGTGGCCGCACGCTCGCGGGCGCCGAGGAGGACGGCACGCTGGAGCTCGAGCTGACGCATCCGGTCTCGCGTACCCAGGTCTACGCCGAGCGGCTGCTCGGCCTGTGGCTCGGGCTGCTACTGCTCGTGACGATCGTCTTCGTCGTGGCGTTCGGACTCGTGACAGCCCTCGACATGGAGCTGGCGACCAGCAACCTGCTCGCCGGCACGGTCGGGCTGTTCCTGCTCGGTCTGGCGCTGAGCACCGTCGCGCTCGCCGTCGGCGCCGCGACCGGGCGCCGCGGTGTGGCCGTCGGTGCGGCCGCCGGCCTGGCCGTGGTCGCGTTCGTCGCGGACGCGATCGGCCCGCTGGTGGACGGGCTGGGATGGCTCACCGACGTCTCGCCCTGGTCGTGGTACCTCGCGGGCGAACCGCTGCTCGAGGGCTTCGACGTGACGGGGCTGGCGCTGCTGGCGGCACTGACCGCCGTCGCGACCGTCGCCGGGCTGGTGCGCTACCGCCAGCGCGACCTCGGCGTCTGATCGCGTTCGAACAGCCGACGCACGGCGGCCGCCGCGAGCTACGTCGCTCGCGGCGGCCGTCGTCGTGACGCGGAGGCGGACGGGAATCGAACCCGCCAGAGGACGCGTCGCGCCCTCTCGTCGGCTTTGAAGGCCGCGGGACCCACCAGGCGTCCGGACGCCTCCAGGCACGGCGTCGGCCGCGCACGCGCCCCAGCGTAGGCGCCGCGCGGACGGACGGTGTCGCCGGCAGCACGGCGGCAGCGCGCGCCTACCGTCCCCGACCATGCCCCTCCTCCCGGTCCCCTTCGCGATCGTCGCCTTGCTGCTCGCGGCGGCGGGGATCATGCTGGCCGGACCCCGGATGGTGCGGGTGGCCGACCGCCTGGCCGACCTGACCGGCCTGGGGGAGGCCTTCGTCGGCGCGGTCCTGGTCGGTGCGGCCACGTCGCTGCCCGACATCCTCGCCACGGTCATCCCCGCCGCCCGTGGCCTGCCCGAGCTGGCGGTCGGCAACGCGCTGGGCGGCGTGCTCGGGCAGACGGCGTTCCTCGCCGTCGCCGACCTGACCTACCGGCGCGCGAACCTCGAGCACGCGGCTGCGTCGCTGCCCAACCTCGTCCAGGCGACGCTGCTGATCACGCTGCTCGGCGGCGTGCTGGCGCTGCTGGCCGCACCCGAGCACAGCGTGCTCGGGATCCACCCCGGTTCGCTGGTGCTGGTCGGGACCTACGCCTACGGGCTGAAGCTGGTCAACGAGACCTCGACGACACCGATGTGGCACGCCGTGGAGACCTCCGACACCAACCTCGACGTGCCGGAGGAGGCGACCGTCCCAGCCGCCCAGCAGACCGGCCTGTGGTGGTCGTTCGCGGGCCTGGCCGTGGTGCTGGGCATCGCCGGGACGACCCTGGCCGTGGCCGGCGAGTCGCTGGTGGTCAACGCCGGCTGGCAGCAGGCCGCGGTGGGCGTCTTCCTGACCGGGATCGGCTCCTCGCTGGCCGAACTGGTCGTGTCCATCGCCGCCATCCGGGCCGGCGCGCTCACGCTGGCGGTCGGCAACGTCATCGGCGGCAACACCTTCGACACGCTGCTGATCGTCGCCGCGGACGTCGCCTACCGCGACGGGCCCGTTTACGCCGCGGTCGGCTCGGAGGCCATGCTGGTGACCGCGCTGGCGCTGGTGGCAACCGCGGTCATCGCGCTCGGTCTGCTGCGGCGGGAGCGACACGGCGTCGGCAACATCGGCATGGAGTCCGTGGTGGTGCTCGGCCTGTACGCGGTCGCCGTCGTGGCGATCACCTAGCCGCGGCGTCCGACCAGCCCGGCGCCTTGAGGTAGCTCGACAGGGCTGCGGCTGCGGTGTCCGAGGGGTCGCCGCGTAGGCCGTAGAGCGTGCGGCGACCTTCTTCGCGCAGGCTCACGAGCCCGGCCTGCCGCAGCAGGGCGAGGTGGTGGTGCGCCGTGGCCTTGGCGACCTCGAGCTCCTCCATCGCGTCGGCCAGCGTGATCGGGCCGCCGCTCATCCGACGCAACAGCCGCAGCCGGCCCTCGTCGCCCAGCGCCTTGGCGAGCTTCACGAGCGTCGGTGGGGGCGCCTCGCTGGGCAGCGCGACGAACTGGTCGGCGACCGGCGTGGACAGCACCTCGGTGTCCTCGAGGCGCCCGAGGATGAGCCAGGGCCGGAACCAGAAGCTGGGCAGCAGCACCACGCGCCGCAGGGTCCGGTCGTCCTCGGGTAGCTCGTAGCCGTTGGTGGCCTCGAGCACGACCTCGGCGGCCGGCATCCCGTCGTCCAGCTGTCGGTGGCGATGCAGCACGTCGCGCTCGATCGCCCCCATCGCCTCGTCCTGCAGGTCGCGGAACACCTCCACCTCGAACCGGTCGATGGCGGTCACGAGCCGGTCGCGGTATTCCGCGGGGGACGTGCGCACCAGCACCTCCAACTCGTGTGGGCACTCGCCGGCCGCGTCCATCTCCCGCAGTTGCTCGAGTGCCTCGGTGTCGCCGGCGATCACGCGCTGGACCAGCTCCAGCGGGTTGGCGCCCTCGAGGCGGTGGTCGGCGTGCACGAAGTTGGCCGCCAGCAGCTTCCACGGCAGCAGCGGGTCCTCCAGCAGGGCGTCGCGGACCTGCTGGACGGTGCCAGGCGCGGAAACGACGGCGCCGGCCTCGGAGAGCAGCAGCAGCGCCTTGTCGCCGCGCTCGCCCGACAGTGCCCGCAGCTCCTCGAGCAGGTCGTCCGGCGTGCGGTCGCGGACGGCGGCGATCCGTTCGGGGCCGATGTCGAACGCGTCCGGGTCGTCGGTGATCAGCACGCCCGCGCAGCGCAGCAGTTCGGCGCCGCTGGAGGCGCGGGCCTCCACGGTGGGCGCCGGCGCGCGGCCACCCGCGCGGAGGTCGACCAGTCGCATGGGCTCGGGCCTCTGACGGGTTTCGGACATCGGAAGCCTATCCCGGGAGGGCGGCGTCGAAACCCGTCGAACATCCGGGGGTGGTCCCTCCGCCCGCCCCGCGCGCGCGGCTTGGCGCCTTGCCGCGTGCGACCGGTCGTGGCCGCGCGGTGGCACGACTGCGACGCGCATCGGCCGATCGCGATCGAACGGACAGGCAACAGACGTTAGACATTCTTCGGACCACATGATTCGATACGCATCGAACAGGAGATGCACCGATGCAGTACCACGACCTGGAGGCGGAGGCCGACTACCGCCGCGGCGACCTGCTGCGTACCGCGCGCAGCGCCCGCGCCCGGCGCCAGCGGCCCACCCGCTGGTGGCGGTTCGGGGGCGGGGACGTCCGCCGGCCGACCGATGCGCGGCGCGACCGCGACTGACCGTGAGCGCCCGCCACCCACCGCGGGTGGCCGGCCCTGACGCGACGCACCGCCGCACGAAGAACCGAAGCGCCCCGGCACGAGTCCGTGCCGGGGCGTCGTCGTGCTCGGCGACGGCTCAGCGGGTCCGGTGGGCGAGTTCGGCGAACAGGAACGCCTCCGTCAGGCACGCCTTCGCGAAGTCGTCGAGGTGCAGCGACTCGTCCTCACCGTGGGCGTTCGAGCCCGGATCCTCGACGCCGACGAGCAGGCAGGGGGCGCCGCCGAACGCGTCGCTGAACGGTTCGACGAACGGGATCGACCCGCCGCAGCCCATCGCCGCGGGCTCGCGACCGTAGGCCGCCGTCATCGCCGCGACCGCCGCGTCCCAGGCCGGCCCGCCCGGTTCGGTCACCCAGGCGGCGTTGCGCTCGCCGACGCCCACCTCGACCTCCAGGCCCCACGGCACGTGCGCCTCGAGGTGCGCGCGCAGGGCCGTCAGCGTGCGTTCCGGATCCTGCCCCGGGGCGAGGCGGCAGGACAGCTTGGTGCGCACCTCGGCCAGCAGCGTGTTCGACGCCGCGTCGACCGAGGGGACGTCCATGCCGATCGGCGTGATCGTCGGCCGCATCCACAACCGTTCGAGGATCGTGCGCCGGCGGTCCCCGACGAACTCGGCACCGGCGACCATGCGTGCCTCGGCCCGGAACTCGTCGGCCAGGTCGCTGCCGTCGCCCTCGAGGTCGGTCAGGCGGGCACGCTCGTCGTCGCCCAACGGTCGGACGTCGTCCTCGAAGCCCGCCACCGCGATCGCGCCCGTGTCGTCGTGCAGGCTCGCCAGCAGCCGCACCATCCCGGTGAAGGCGTCCGGGACGACGCCGCCCCACATGCCCGAGTGCACCGGCTGCTGCATCGCCCGTACCGTGACGTACACGTCCGCCATGCCGCGCAGCGCATAGGTCAGGCCCGGCCAGCCGACCTTCCAGTTGGTGAGGTCGGTCAGCACGATCACGTCGGCGCGCAACTCCTCGCCGTGTGCGGCCAGGAAGTCGTGCAGCGACGGCGAGCCGATCTCCTCCTCGCCCTCGATGACGACCTTGACGTTGACGGGAAGTGCACCACGCGCGTCGAGCCAGGCCCGGACGGCCGCGACGTGGGCCAGGATGCCGGCCTTGTCGTCCGCGGCGCCGCGGCCGTAGAGGCGACCGTCACGCTCGGTGGGCTCGAACGGCGGCGAGTGCCAGCGTTGCGGGGTGCCGACGGGCTGCACGTCGTGGTGGGCGTAGAGCAGCACCGTCGGTGCGTCCGCGCCGGCATGCAGCCACGAGCCGGTCACGTACGGATGCGTGCCCTCGACCTCCAGCAGGCGGACGTCCTCGAGACCCGCGTCGCGCAGCCGCTGCGCCGTGCGCTCGGCCGAGCGGCGGCAGTCGTCGGCGTGCTCGGGTTGGACGCTGATCGACGGGATGCGCACCAGGTCCTGCAGCCAGGCCAGCGTCTCCGGCAGTTGGGCGACGAGGCGGTCGGCGACGTCGTCCAGGCCGTCGGGGACACGGGTCGCCGCGGGCAGGGTGGACGGAGGCTGCACGGACACGGGAGCTCCTGCGGGGTGGTCGGTCGGGCTCGGTCGGTCGTGCCAGAGTCTGCCCGACGAGCTCGAGGTGACGCAGCGTTGTCGAATCTGGCGACCCGCCGACTATCCTGCCGCCGCGCGAGGAACTGGCCGTCGACGTTCACGAAAAGGCGAACCGGGTGGGGCACGCAGCAGAAGCGTGGGACAAGCTGTCCAGCATGCTGTCCGGCAGCGACGTGTCGGACATCCCGCAGCTGTATGCGGCCGACGCGCTCTACCTCGAGCCGTACAACCCGCCACACCGCGGGAACCTGCTGATCCAGGCCTACCTCAAGGACTGGCTGGGCGGCAAGGAGGACATCGCGGTCGACGCCAGGCGCGTCATCGAGTCCGACGACGGCCGCTCCCTCGGCGTGGAGTGGACGATCTCCTACACGGCCGCAGGCCGGCGCTGGAACGACCTGCCGCGCGCGAGCTTCTTCGGCTTCGACGACACCGGCCGCATCAACTACCACCGCGACTACACGTAGTCACGGCCGGGGGACAGCTGGCGGCCGGGTCGCCGCCCTCGCGCAAGCCGGCTCGCCGCAGCACGAGCCGCGGCGGGCCGCCGGTCACTCCTCGCCGCGCAGCACGTAGCGCCACACGGCGAAGCCGACCGCCAGCGCACTGGCGGCGCCCACCAGCACCTCGTTGCGCGGCTTGGCGACGTCGGGCAGACGGTCGCGCAGACGGACCGGGGCGTGGAAGTCGCGCACGGCCCACGACATGGCCGTGGCCGCCGCGCGCAACTCCCGATCGGGATTGACGACGACGGGGTGGCCGACCGCGGTCATCATCGGCAGGTCGGTGATGGAGTCCGAGTAGGCGAAGCACGCCGAGAGGTCGTAGCCGCGCACCTCGGCGACCTGGCGGATCGCGTTCGCCTTCGCGCCCGCGTAGGCGTAGAACTCGAGCGTGCCGTCGTAGCAGCCGACGTCGTCGATGCCCGAGCGGGTGGCGATCACGTCCCGGACGTCGAGGTACTCCGCGAACGGCTCCACGATCTCCTCGCCCGAGGACGACACGATCCACACGTCGCGACCGGCCCGCTGGTGCTCCTTGATCAGGTCCAGCGCCTCGGCGTAGGCCAGCGGCGCGATCACGGTCTCCAGGGTCTCGCGCACGAGCCGGCGCACGCGCTCGGCCTCCCAGCCCCGCGTCAGCTCCAGCGCCGCATGGCGCATCTGCTCCATCTTCTCGTGGTCGGCGCCGACGAGCTGGTACACGACCTGTGCGTACAGCGACTTCACGACGGTGGTCGGGCTGATCAGCCCGTCACGCATCAGGGTGCGGCCCATCATCAGGGTCGAGGAGCCGGCGATGATGGTCTTGTCGAGGTCGAAGAACGCCGCCTCGGTCGCTCCGGTGCGCCGGGCGGCGACGCGGGCCAGCATGCCGTCGCTGAGCCGGTCCGCGTCGGGACGCGCGTAGCGCTGCTCGGTCTCGGCGGTCGCGGTCGAGGCGTCGCCCGCCAACTCGGCGGCGGCGGACAACACCTTGTCCACGGTGAACGGCGCGTCGTTGGCGAGGTCTTCGTCGGCTCGGCGGCCCACTGTCGGCTCCGTCGGTGCGGCGTGAGCGCCCCAGACTAACCAGCGTCGTCCACCGGTTCGACGCCCATCACGGTGCGCCCGTCGGTGACGACGAACGGAGGCTCGTGCGTCACCGGCCACGCGCCCTGGCCCCGCAGCGTCACGGACACCGTGCCGTAGCGGATCGTGGTCGTCTCGCCATCGGTCTCCACGGTGGTCTGCCCACCCGCCCACCACGAA is a window encoding:
- a CDS encoding sodium:calcium antiporter; the encoded protein is MPLLPVPFAIVALLLAAAGIMLAGPRMVRVADRLADLTGLGEAFVGAVLVGAATSLPDILATVIPAARGLPELAVGNALGGVLGQTAFLAVADLTYRRANLEHAAASLPNLVQATLLITLLGGVLALLAAPEHSVLGIHPGSLVLVGTYAYGLKLVNETSTTPMWHAVETSDTNLDVPEEATVPAAQQTGLWWSFAGLAVVLGIAGTTLAVAGESLVVNAGWQQAAVGVFLTGIGSSLAELVVSIAAIRAGALTLAVGNVIGGNTFDTLLIVAADVAYRDGPVYAAVGSEAMLVTALALVATAVIALGLLRRERHGVGNIGMESVVVLGLYAVAVVAIT
- a CDS encoding ArsR/SmtB family transcription factor, with protein sequence MRLVDLRAGGRAPAPTVEARASSGAELLRCAGVLITDDPDAFDIGPERIAAVRDRTPDDLLEELRALSGERGDKALLLLSEAGAVVSAPGTVQQVRDALLEDPLLPWKLLAANFVHADHRLEGANPLELVQRVIAGDTEALEQLREMDAAGECPHELEVLVRTSPAEYRDRLVTAIDRFEVEVFRDLQDEAMGAIERDVLHRHRQLDDGMPAAEVVLEATNGYELPEDDRTLRRVVLLPSFWFRPWLILGRLEDTEVLSTPVADQFVALPSEAPPPTLVKLAKALGDEGRLRLLRRMSGGPITLADAMEELEVAKATAHHHLALLRQAGLVSLREEGRRTLYGLRGDPSDTAAAALSSYLKAPGWSDAAAR
- a CDS encoding TetR/AcrR family transcriptional regulator produces the protein MSSATVGGRDPESETDLTARARIRDAAITCFAEHGVAKTSVRAIAKAAGVSPALVIHHFGSKDALRVACDRHVQALVREQKSAAMAQGPGMDPLAALRAYDDGPPLLSYLAKTLIDGSPHVAELVDEMVADAVGYMQQGVETGMLRPTDDPYGRAAVLTLWSLGALVLHEHVQRLLGADLLGDPSQSLPYFRSGLEILGTGLLDEQVHRRLQEQFRQIEENES
- a CDS encoding nuclear transport factor 2 family protein, whose amino-acid sequence is MGHAAEAWDKLSSMLSGSDVSDIPQLYAADALYLEPYNPPHRGNLLIQAYLKDWLGGKEDIAVDARRVIESDDGRSLGVEWTISYTAAGRRWNDLPRASFFGFDDTGRINYHRDYT
- a CDS encoding heme o synthase translates to MSSAPGHGGATHSTDEDDLAAVGPMHATGRYESRRAAFRRYVLVTKPRIIELLLVTTVPSMVVAAQGWPGTWLVIATVLGGTMSAGSANALNNEIDRDIDRIMARTSARPTATDEVPPGHALRLGLVLGVAGFLWLWGFVNLLAAVLATSAILFYVFVYTLGLKRRTSQAVVIGGVAGCVPVLTGWVAVPGASLADPTPWLLFAIMFWWQPPHFWALAMKYREDYARAGLPMLPVTHGNDEATRHILLYSYLLLSIVLLAVVGAGLGWMFAAVSLGLTVGWLVLAHRLRRTRTVAAAMKLFHYSTLYVALIFIAAAVDAVL
- a CDS encoding ABC transporter permease, producing MAADTITAPRSGDHGAATAGPLAVLRGVLRDRRRTLLLWSLAIAAVTAVYVSFYPAMGDGADLSAFVENMPEGLVSALGYDNIATPGGYLSSTVFGILGPALLLVFGIGWGGRTLAGAEEDGTLELELTHPVSRTQVYAERLLGLWLGLLLLVTIVFVVAFGLVTALDMELATSNLLAGTVGLFLLGLALSTVALAVGAATGRRGVAVGAAAGLAVVAFVADAIGPLVDGLGWLTDVSPWSWYLAGEPLLEGFDVTGLALLAALTAVATVAGLVRYRQRDLGV
- a CDS encoding HAD family hydrolase, with protein sequence MGRRADEDLANDAPFTVDKVLSAAAELAGDASTATAETEQRYARPDADRLSDGMLARVAARRTGATEAAFFDLDKTIIAGSSTLMMGRTLMRDGLISPTTVVKSLYAQVVYQLVGADHEKMEQMRHAALELTRGWEAERVRRLVRETLETVIAPLAYAEALDLIKEHQRAGRDVWIVSSSGEEIVEPFAEYLDVRDVIATRSGIDDVGCYDGTLEFYAYAGAKANAIRQVAEVRGYDLSACFAYSDSITDLPMMTAVGHPVVVNPDRELRAAATAMSWAVRDFHAPVRLRDRLPDVAKPRNEVLVGAASALAVGFAVWRYVLRGEE
- a CDS encoding M20/M25/M40 family metallo-hydrolase, whose amino-acid sequence is MSVQPPSTLPAATRVPDGLDDVADRLVAQLPETLAWLQDLVRIPSISVQPEHADDCRRSAERTAQRLRDAGLEDVRLLEVEGTHPYVTGSWLHAGADAPTVLLYAHHDVQPVGTPQRWHSPPFEPTERDGRLYGRGAADDKAGILAHVAAVRAWLDARGALPVNVKVVIEGEEEIGSPSLHDFLAAHGEELRADVIVLTDLTNWKVGWPGLTYALRGMADVYVTVRAMQQPVHSGMWGGVVPDAFTGMVRLLASLHDDTGAIAVAGFEDDVRPLGDDERARLTDLEGDGSDLADEFRAEARMVAGAEFVGDRRRTILERLWMRPTITPIGMDVPSVDAASNTLLAEVRTKLSCRLAPGQDPERTLTALRAHLEAHVPWGLEVEVGVGERNAAWVTEPGGPAWDAAVAAMTAAYGREPAAMGCGGSIPFVEPFSDAFGGAPCLLVGVEDPGSNAHGEDESLHLDDFAKACLTEAFLFAELAHRTR
- a CDS encoding ABC transporter ATP-binding protein, with the translated sequence MSDVAIRVEGLVKDYASGPPWRRTPPVRALAGVDLEVRRGEVFGFLGPNGAGKSTTIRLLLDLLRPTAGRVEVFGQTPAAAGPALRATIGYLPGELTMAGQRTAGEELAYLASLRGGHGADRIGELAERFGLDLDRPIRGLSKGNKQKVGVVQAFMHRPELLILDEPTSGLDPLLQREFLDLVHEARLGGATVFMSSHVLSEVEDVAGRVAIIRAGRIVDVDDVRTLRRHAGQEVQLDFAAPVDPAEFRDLPGVDAVSVDGAQLTCLLHGEPDALLKVAARHHVRHWSAHDRELEDLFLDFYRLPVEETPAEREEVAAHGR